The nucleotide window aaagaagcaaaaaggataatacccggatctcccacattgcaggcagattctttaccatctgagccagcagggaggccCAGATTGATATTTCAGTTGCTATTAAAGTCCCTACACTGGCCTGCCTTGGGTTCTCAGCCCAGCTTCTTCATCCTGGTTTTCGTGAAAGAGACGAAACAAGAGTAGCAAAGTCTTCCTTGCAGACCTGGGAACCTTCATTGACTGGCCAAGTCAGGGGCTGTGGCCACTGGCAGGAGGCCAGGCCTTCTGTCTACTCTGTGGCTGCCGCTGGGGGCCCTGCTCGCCTCGCCAGTCACCTCGTGGGTGTACACTTGGTGTGCCCACCCACCTGACCaggctcccacctcccacccacacTCACCATCAGGACGATGCTCCCAAAGTAGGAGGCCCTCAACACCATATCCAGGTCATGAGGCACCTGCACAGGGGAATCGGGGGTAAGGCAGAAGGCCCATCACAGGCCCCCACCTCACAAACAGATCCCGGCTTACCTTGTCCCCCACCAGCGAGAGCTTCAGGGCTCCTGCCCGGAAGTAGCTCTCCATGGCAGAGTCAAAGAAGAACTCAGAGAAGGCCACGTACACCATCCGCTCTTCCTCCTGCAGCTGGGGCTCCACCGCCCGGTTGGACAGACTCCAGTTGGCCTCAGTCAGGGGATAGAAGGCCCCCTGGTTTTGGAGGATCGGGGTCAGGGCCAGGCAGACTGGTCCGGCACCCAGGTGTCTCGAGGCATATAATTCACTGTCCCCAGACAACATGGTGGAGGATTGGACCTCGTTGTTGACCTTGGGGGGACTCAACAGGTACTTTCCTTAAAAAGCATGGAAAGGAGGGCAGCTGGAGTGCTCCGAGGCTGCAGTCCCATCCGACTGAAGGAGGGACACAAGAAAGGGCTCAAGGGGGAGGTGGCCCTTGAGTGGGCCTTGAAAACTAGACAGTAATAATGATGGCAACTATTGCCTCCGTGTACGGAGTACTTCTGTGCCGTTTACCTAGACCAACTCCTTTAATCCATGTAACATCCCATGAGATTATCTTTTCTTACTGTATTATTTCTATTTACATTTGAGGAAACAGGTACAGAAACGTTAAGCCACTGGCTTaatatcacacagctagtaagtggcagagccgggAGCTGATCTTCTGGCATTCTAACTGGACTCTGCTCTGAAACTCTGCAACACTCCATTAGGAAACGCAATGGCCATGGCTACAGACTAGCTGAGGGGCCTTGGACAAGGGACATGGCCTCCCTGAGCAAGTCTGCACATCcctaaaatgaataaaacatcagGACCTGATTTACAGGGTTGTGAGAGGAGGGAATGAGATTGCGTGCATTAAAGCTAAATGTTCAGTTCCTCCTGGGAGAAATGGGGGAAGACAGTACATGAACAAAGGCCCTGAGATAGGAAGCGAAGGGCATCTTTGGCAAAGAgtaggagtttcccaggtggcactcgtggtaaagaactcgcctgcaatgcaaaagatgtaagagacgtgggttcgatccctgggtcaggaagatcccctggaggagggcatggcaacccactccagtattcttgcctggagaactccacggacagagaagccttgagggctacagtccacagggtcgcaaagagttggacacaactgaagcaacttaccacatACACGCACACAGCTGCAAAGGATGAAGTTGGAAAGGTGGGACCAGACAAGATTAACAAGGCTCAAGTGTCAGACCCAGGAGTTGAGCCTGAGGCCACAGCATCCCCACCAGTGGAGTGGCCACATAAGAGTGTGCTTTAGGAGAGAAGGAGGGGGTCCGGTTGCACACACCAGCTGGGCAGCTCACCCGGAATTCCATGTCCAGGTTGCTGGTGGAGGCCACGGGATCCTTCAGGAGGGAGTAGTCGATGCCAACGAGCTCATCCACAGCACTGCGCACTGTCGGGAGAGGCTGGAGTCATGCAAAGCCGTGTGGTGCTGGGCTGGCTGCTTaggctctctgggcctcagctgctTACTCACAGAAGGGGGATTAGAACACTTCCCTCATAGGGTGCTTATGAAGCTCAAATCAGTTTTACTACAAGTGGAAAGTATTTAGTGCCCGGTGTGCAGTGGTCAacagtgttagctattattattgtgGCTTTTGTTGTTCTCTCGGTTTGTTTTTGGTCGCAGTGCTCAGCTTGCTGcattttagttccccaacgaggaattgaacctggggccatggcagtgaaagcactgggttctaaccactgagccaccagggaccgccccccccaccccgattattattattgttgttgtttgctgctactactactacatAGGTTTCATCAAGTCACTAAATAATATTGCGagggagagacttccctggtggtccagtggctaagactccatgctcccaatgcaggagcctgggtttgatccctggtcagggaattagatcccacatgccgcaattaagagtttgcatgctgcaactaaagatcctgcgtgtcacaattaagacctggcacagccaaataaataaataaaaagaaatttaagaaatactCTAAGATGGCAAGGGATTCCCTTCTCTCAGTGGCTTGGTTtcccctgccctctccttcccatcCTGTGCCCCATGCATGTGACATGATGATCTCATCGCTTAGGGAAAGGGAAATCATGTTTACTGAGCTCCTGTTAAGTGCCAGGAGTTGAATACAAATGAGGCCCCCACAGCAGACACGTATTAAGGATCACGACAACCATGCCTTCAGTGAACCCTCACAGCGAGCCCTGAGGAAGCCCTGTCAGCCAACAAGGAGGGAGAGAGTGAGTACTGACCACAGGGAGTCAGTGGCAGGAGGCCACCTTTGAACCCAGGGCTGTTCCATCAAGTGCTACCTGACAGCTGCccacccagcctcctccccacctccgcGCCAGGGTGGGGCCCAGAGCTCCCCACCCCGTCTACACAACTCACCAGGCACAGTGTCCAGCAGCGAGTTGAGAAGCACAGTCCCTGCGTGGTAGAGCACGGGGCAGATCTGGGAGGTGGCAGCCTGAGTCAAGGTCTTGGCAAGAGAGGGCATACGACCCCCACCCCGCCATTGTCCTCCAACATGCCTCCCCCCCCACCTGCCATTGCCCACACCTGCTGGTTGAGGAGGAAGCGCATCCCTGAGGTGATGAACGTGGAGAGGAATTCATACACCTTCCTGTGAGGAGAGGAGAGGCCAGGTGAGTCCAGACCCTGCCCTCACCCCAACCCAGTTCTAGGAGAAATCACAGTGATtagagatgggggtgggtgggcagaaTACCTCTACTTCAGCTTAATTTACCATGTCTTTAGTGGAGTTTCCATTAAAGATGTGGGCTCAAATTCCTTCTCCAGACTGGTTCTCAAGACCTCTTCTCTCACCTCGTCCCCCACCAATCAAATGAATGGACCCAGAGTTCCTCAAACCTCTGAGCATCCTCAGCTCCATATCCTTACTCCTGTCTTCCCTTACATCCTCAGTGCTCCCACCCTGTATTTTCCCATCTGGGCACAGATGCTTCCTCTTCCAGGCAGTCCTCCTAGATTATTCTCtgaactcctcctcctcctcccagagtACTTTCTTGGTCCCTCTCTCAAGGCCCCAATGACAAATGTTTCATCCCTCCAGCCAGGCTCTAGTGTCCTTTCTGAATCCTCAGGGCCTGGCCTACActtcatttgttgaatgaataaaaaaactgTGTATCAACACCAGATAAATCCACCATTTTCTCTCCTCCACCTTCTTTCAGAACCAGCACAAATTCCCCTTCTCAGCCCCAACCCTGGAactatgttattatttttgttattaatggTAAGAGCTACCGATTATTGAAAACCCAGTACATGCCCACTGTATACACTAGGTCCTCACAGTGGTTCTTACCTAAGTGGTGAGCCCACATTATATGTGAGGtactgttataaatatttttacataaattaaGATGAACAGTCCTCACATCTCATAGAGTAGGTCCTATTACCATCCCCATCTTAGAGAGCTTCAGCAACTTGCTCAAGTTCATAGCCAGGAAGTGGTGGGGCTGCGACCTGGACCCAGTTGATCTGATTCCCAAGCTGTGCATTGTGCATTGCCCTAGGCAAATGGGCTGTGCGGCTGAAAGGGGGGACAGTAGGATTGGGGACAGAGCTTACTTTAAGGTTCCCCCAAAGGCTGCATGCATTCTGGATACAGAGGCCTGGCAGGAGACGTTGGACACTTTGATCCGGCCAATGGTATCCCGGGAGAGTTGCAGAGCAGTGTGGATGGATACACCCTCGGCAGAGGCGTTGATATAGCCCCCATCATAGCTGTGGCAGGGGTGGGAGTGTTAATGGTCACTCCAGCTTGGAGCTTAACCAAGTCTTTACTGTCCTCCTCCCCAAGCCATATTGGTCATGGTGGGAGCCCTCTTAATAAGGCTTATGTGCTTCTGCACAGTTCACCTGACTGTGAAATGGGTATGATTGCCCCTTttgtacagatggagaaactgaggctcagaaaggctaaGGGATTGCCCACAGGTCCACAGTTCCCCAGGCTTCCCAATCCACTCTCCACTCCCAGGTGTGGAGTGGAGAGTCTTGCGCCAGGTCCTCACAAGAACCAGTAGAGGAGCTGTCTCCGGAAGCGCAGCCCCCAGGAGGCATTGTTGATTTGTAGCACCAGCTCCTGGTCTGGCTGGAAATGGAGCTCAGAGAAGGTCAGCTGCAGTTCTGTGACCTTCACCCTGTGTGGGAGGCCTCAGGGTCAGATTCATGACCAAGAAAAGGGCATCCCACCCAACCGTAGTAAATTCATTTGCTCCTCTTCCGTTCCAGGTCTGGGGAAGCTGGGGTGAGTGGAACGAATTCTCCCATTGCCCGTCACGTGCCCAACCTGGACCTGGGTGGCTAAAGACCATGGGTCTTTATCTCCTGTCCTTCGGACCTCTCGTATTAGCTCCACCCGGGTACCCTACACCCCACTCTCATCCTTGGCCAAGTTTCTTGACTCCGCCTCTAGGACCAGCCCCAATTCCACAGGTTCGGCTTCGCTTTTCTTGGTCCCGCCTACTTCTAGGCCACGCCCATCGGTTTGGTCCCGCCTCGGTAGGCGGGCCAGGCCTTTATCTTTTCCGGCCTCATCCTGTTTCTTAAGTCCAGCCTCGGCGATCGGGCCACGCCCCCAATCCACTCAGCCCTCCCTTCTCCCGAGACTCCGTAGGTATTTCCTAAGCCTCCGCCcctgcccaggccccgcccccttgACCCCCACTTACTCAGAGATGTTGTAGAAGAAGTGGCCCTCACTGCCCCGCAGGTCCGGGATGGTCACGGTCTCCAGCTCTTGTTCCAGAAAGCGCAGCCCCTCCTGCTTCACTGAAGCCGTAGTGAGGTCCTTAgttcctgcacacacacacacacaaacacacacacacctcccctccttactccccccaccccccaccgcacCCCCGCGCCTTACCCAGCTCCAGCGCCTTGGAGGTGATGCGGATCTTGCAGCCGGGGAGCTCGGCGTGAGCGCCGGCCAGCAGCGCTAGGATCAGGGCCCCGAAGAGGGCCATGGCGAGCGggcctggggatggggtggggatcgCAGGAGTCATCCAGGCCGCTAAAACCCACTCCTCGGATGGCCAACCAGAGGAGGGGGATGGCCCGCCTCGTTAAGCTCGAGATCGCTCTTCGGGGAACTTGCAACCAGTAACATTGCCTCCATTTGACAGATgcggaaactgaggcttaggcgACGTGCTCGCTTACGCTCGGAGGATTTGGGGCACCGGGGGAGAGCAAGAACACCTTCTCTGTTCCCCCGTGCAACCGCCGCGTGACGAGTCTGGACCTCCCGGGGATCaagccccccagcccccacagcAACCTCCCCTTTTCCTCGGCGGAAGGCGGGGGCAGCTTGCACGTTACCGTGGGAACGGCTGCACGCGCATTCCTGGGGGGTGGCTTGCGGTCTCCTAGGCCGCGAGTCGGAGGAGGCGAGGGAGCAAGCGGCCGACCCGACCTCCGGCTCCCGGGGCTCCCGGCTCCTCCAGGTCCTAAATCCCTGTCGTTGGGCTTCTGCCtgatgccccccaccccaatctcAGCGCTCTCCTTCAGAGGCCCTCTTCCTCAGCCCGGGTTCAGTAAATCAGGGGGCTGGGCGAGGGTCTGAGGGCAGATGGGGGCGCGCCCCCAACTCACTCGCGGTGCAGCCGGTGGTCGGCGCGGTCACGTGGGGCGGCGGGCAGCGCAAGGGATCCGGGCGGCGGGGTCTGGCGGGCAGCGCTGGTCCAGCCGCCTTTATAAAGCCGAGCCTCCCCGAgcccccctcctctctcccactctcctctcctccctcggAGATTGGGAGGGGATGGGGCGGGTCGCTGGCAACTGGGAGGGTGGAGAGGGCTGTACGGAGCCCCGTGACAAGCCTGGCCTTGTCAAGACAAGTGGGGGACCCAAGCGGGGCAAGAGGGAGGGAAGTGCAGAAGTCAGCCCGCCCGACGCCAGCAGTCCCTGCTTTGCTGGGACCTTGGTTCAGTTTCCCCCACCCATCTCTtcctgtgtgatcctgggcaagtccCTTCCCTTGGGTGCCTGAGCCTCAATGTCCTCATCCAGTAAAATGTGTGTGATAATAGGAACCACCTCTTGGGCCCCGCGGCAAGCCtcaaaggcaatgcccaagacgcatacttccctttccttccaccGAGCATCATCTCAAGACCTCTCCTTGCCAGGCTTCACTGTGGGAAGCCCCCACGGCCACCCCACCCGCAACTGTCTCTGTGTCACTAACCTGCGGATCTTCAGGGCCCAGAGACCTCTCCAACTGGGGTTCAAGCAAACACTGCCAGCCCAGGAGGACACACGCAAGCTGCTGGAATCACCCTCAGGGAGGCTGGCGTTTCCCCAAGGGCTGTGGGTTTCTGGTGAGCCTCTGAAGCTAGGTTCTCTGCACGTGTACTGCCTACAGATGGCCCCAGCTCCCAGGACAGGCTCAGGGCATGCAACCTTTTTGTTGTCAAATGTGTGAAAGCGGGAAAGAGAAATAATGATGGTTCACATCCATTGAACATGTATTTAAGCACAAAACACTAGTCCAGACATGATGACCAACTCCTCCTAATTTCTCCAGAACTTTCCCAGATTTTGAAACTCCAAGTCTCCCTGCCTGGGACCCCCCTGCCCCACACAGTCCCAGGGAAACTAGAATGTTCAGTCACCCTGGATCTAGATTAACTTGTTTAATCTTCTAACAACCTGTGAGGTTGGCATTATTATGAACCCTCTTTAGCAGGAAACTAGAGGTAAAGACAATCCTTGGCTGCTCTGGGAGCCCATAAACTGTTCATGGCAaggtgggaggtgagaggtggGTGCCTACAGCCCAGTAATTGTGTCCAGACCCTGTGTCTAGCAGATCAGGGTTAAAATTCTAggcttgcagcaacatgaatggacctagagaatgtcaCATTGAGTGacgtgagtcagacagagaaggagaaatatcgtatAACAACCCTTagatgaggaatctaaaaagaattgaTAACAcaggaacttccctagtggtccagggatacgactctgtgctcccaatgcagggggcctgggttcgatccctgatcagggaactagatcccatatgccacaattaagagtttggaaaaaaaaaacacaacagagtTTGCATGCCAAGAccaaagaacccacatgccaaaactaagagccaatgcagccagataaatacatattttaaaaaataaaaagaaatgatacaaataaacttacatccaaaacagaaacagactcagacttcAAAAACGAGATTATGGTTGCCCGGGTAAGAAAGGTTGGGGGAAAGGagaattagggagtttgggatggacatgtgctaatgctaagtcgcttcagtcgtgtccgactctgtgcgaccccatagacggcagcccatcaggctcccccgtccctgggattctccaggcaagaacactggaatgggttgccatttccttctccagtgcatgaaagagaaaagtgaaagtgaagtcgctcagtcgtgtccgactcctagcgaccccatggactggcagcctaccaggctcctctgtccatggattttccagggaagagtactggagtggggtgccattgccttctccggggatggacatgtacacactgttatatttaaatggattaaacaacaaggatctactgcatagcaagcggaactctgctcagtgttatgtggcagcctggatgggaggggagtttgaggagaaaggatacatgaatatgtatggctgagtcccttctctgttcatctCAAACTATCATCACATTgtctgttaatcagctataccccaatacaaaacaaaaggtttttttttttttttaaatcctaggCTATCAATTCTTAGGTGTATGACCTTGTACCCCATACTTTAGCaactctcagcctcagtttctaaAATGAAGACAATTAGATTATTGCAAGAATAAATTAAATAGGCATAGTGCATGTGCTGGGCATGATACATGACACACCATTAATGCCAAATAGATGCTAGCTATTGTGATTAGGGTCACAGATTACAAACAGACAAGGCGGGAGGGCTGTAGAAGGGGAACAGAGAAAGTGGTAAGGATATCCAGAGGAGGAAGTGCCTGAACGCCTTTAAACTCTAGTAACCCTGGCTCTTCCGGGAGTCTGGCTGGAGAGAAAAACCTGACGGATGTTAGTTTTTCTTTCCTCACATTTTCCTAACTGGCATGCAAATGTCTTTTGTATCATTGCTATCTTTTACAGGGTCgagcatgcctgctaagtcacttcagttgtgtccgactccagggattatagcccgctaggctcctctgtccatagggattctctaagcaagaacactggagtgggtttgccatgccctcctccaggggctcttcctgaccccgggattgaacccgtgtctcttatgtctcctgcattggcaggtgggttctttatcacctgggaagccccttacagGGTCTCCCCCCTATAATTCACTGTCCCCAGAGAACCCCAGtgaactttacatttttaaaattatttatttatgtattgtttttggctgtgctgggtcttcattgctgcgcacgAGCTTCTCAtcgtgatggcttctcttgttgtagagtatgggctctagagtacaTGGGTTTCAATAGTTGCAGAGTGTgggttcagtaattgtggctctgcggcgtgtggaatcttcccagatcagggatcaaatccatgtcccctgccttggcaggtggattattaaccgctggaccaccagggaagtccccagcctcagtgaactttaaatatagcagtgtgacCCTGGGCCAGTGGTTTAATCGCTCTgggcctttgtttcctcatctataaaatgaggacaaaGCACCTCCTTCTTAGGGTtgcttgtgaggattaaatgagttaatgtataAAAAGGACTTAATAAGCACCTGGCATTTAGTAAGAGCTCAAAAACTAGCTATAATTATTACCATCATTAGCCATCAACAATTACTAGTGTCATTAGCCTTCAGTCAGTGACTTTCCACCATTCTTGAACTGCCCCCGTGCCCAGATGTCTAGACACCTGAAAGGGCCTTTCCCTGtctcctttcccacctccctcacccttttccttctgctccaGCTACACTGATTTTTTTGGTGCCTTGAACGTGCAAATGAAATTCTTCTTTGCTCAGGTCCTTTGCcgttgctgttccctctgcctcaaAGGCTTTTCCCTCTGATTTTCCCAGGGCCTGGCCCCTTGTCCTTTTGGTCTCCGTCTAAATGACCCTtcttcagagaagccttccctgactactTAGCAGTTAACTCTCAATTGCaatagcccttttttttttttttttttttcctttttacccttttctagttgcagcatatgaactcagttgtggcatgtgcaatccagttccctgaccagggatcaaacctgggctccctgcactgggaggacagagtcctagccactggacctccagggaagtccctggtttattttctttatagatcTTATTCTAATTTAATATTGGTTCGTTGTCTGTCTCTGTGACAGCTGGGATCTTATTCATCCCTTACTCCCAGcgctagaacagtgcctggtacagattaggttgttgcttagtcgctaagtcgtgtccaactcttttcgaccccatagattgtagaccgccagcctcccctgtccatgagattttccaggcaagaatactggagtgagttgacatttccttctccaggggatcttcccgacccagggatcaaacccgtgtctcctccattggcaggcagatttttttttttaccactgagccacctgggaagcccacagattaGGTACTgaggcgtgctgtgattcatggggtcgcaaagagtcggacacgactgagcgactgaactgaactgaaatgtatttgCTGAGTAACTGGACTGGTTTGGGAGCGCTTGAGTATCCCTGGGGAGCAGGCGATACCTGTGCTGCCCCTTGTGAGTCACAGTCTAACTGACTCTAAACACAGCCTCGACCTGGGCTGGGGGACATGAAGGTCACCTCTGACCTTGATTCCAGAGACTTGCCTACTCAGCCCGATCCTCTCTGTCACCCTTTCTCCCACAACTTGTGCCCCCAACCTTCTCACTGCAGAATGAAGTTGGCAAACATCCAGCCCAAATGgagttctttttacttttttttttttaatttatttatttggctacactgtgtcttagttgcagcatgcaggatctagttccctgaccagggatcaaacccggggccccctgccctgggagcatggagtcttagccactagatcaccagggaagttccccacgCGGAGTTTTGGCAGCCTCCCCGAGTCCTCACCACTTGGCTTGAGAGATGGAGCGATCAGAATCCCCAATCCCTTTCTACTTTCACTTCTGTCTTTGAAATGATAAGAAAAGCCTTCCGAGCATTCAAAGCGACAGGAAAGAAATGGTTTTCCAGACTTTATTTTACACCCAGCACACTGATAGTGCAAAACACCAGTGCTTTGGATCCAGGCCAACCTGGTTCAAATCCTGCTTCTGCCGCTTTCTAAAGCAGAGGTCAGCAAGCCtttcctgtaaagggccagacagtaCATATTTCAGGCTTTGTAGGTCCTTTAATCTCTGTCATAGCTCCACTCTGCTACTGTAGCATGAGAGGAGCCATACACAGTCCTTTAAGGAAGAGGCTGCTTGTTGGACTGGGCCCACGGGCTGTAGTTTGCCTACTCCTGTCCtagagtaaaaattaaaaagtaaatctcctgggactttcctggcgttCCAGTGGTTGAGgctttgccttccaatacaggggttgtgggtttgatccctggttggggagctaagatctcacatgcctcatggccacaaaaatccaaaacatgaaacagaagccatatttcaacaaattcaatagacatggttcatattcttaaaaatgtttaaaagaaaaaaattaagcttgTCTCgatcctcagtttccacatctgtaaaatggggatgatttaGTACCTGCCTCCCCCTGCCGGGTGGCAGTGACATTCCAATGTCATAAAATATATCAAGTCTAAATCTAGTACTTGGCCTACCAAAGGCCTGAATAAATGTCTCTGGTTATTAGTATTAAGCAGTTGTTTAACAAACAAAAAGTGCTTGCCAAATAGGAACTCACTTGAACCTCAAAACACCCTACAAAAGAGCTATCATCATACCCCCTtaacagatgtggaaacagaggTCTAGAGAGGTGAAGTAATCAGCTCAAgtcagcctggctccagagcccacgctCTTCACCCCTTCAGCctgtcatctttctttctttttttaaatatctatttacttggctgctctgggtcttagttgcggaaTGCAGGCTCTTTGATTTCAGCACGCGAACTCctagctgtggcttgtgggatctagctccctgaccgggGAGCAGACCCCAGGTCCCCTCATTGGGAGAGTGGCGTCCTAgctcctgggccaccagggaagcccctgtcctctttctttttgaatgatcccctttaatcctcacagccacccctcaAATTATCCAATGTCCCTGTTTAGCAGACTGAGATACTGAGGTACAGCAGGAGGAAGTAACTGGCCTCAGTCAATAAAC belongs to Bos indicus isolate NIAB-ARS_2022 breed Sahiwal x Tharparkar chromosome 13, NIAB-ARS_B.indTharparkar_mat_pri_1.0, whole genome shotgun sequence and includes:
- the PLTP gene encoding phospholipid transfer protein isoform X1 is translated as MTPAIPTPSPGPLAMALFGALILALLAGAHAELPGCKIRITSKALELVKQEGLRFLEQELETVTIPDLRGSEGHFFYNISEVKVTELQLTFSELHFQPDQELVLQINNASWGLRFRRQLLYWFFYDGGYINASAEGVSIHTALQLSRDTIGRIKVSNVSCQASVSRMHAAFGGTLKKVYEFLSTFITSGMRFLLNQQICPVLYHAGTVLLNSLLDTVPVRSAVDELVGIDYSLLKDPVASTSNLDMEFRGAFYPLTEANWSLSNRAVEPQLQEEERMVYVAFSEFFFDSAMESYFRAGALKLSLVGDKVPHDLDMVLRASYFGSIVLMSPAVIDSPLKLELRVMEPPRCTIKPSGTTVSVTASVTIALVPPNQPEVQLSSMIMDARLSAKMALRGKALRTQLDLRRFRIYSNQSALESLALIPLQTPLKTLLQIAVMPMLNERTWRGVQIPLPEGIDFVREVVTNHAGFLTIGADLHFAKGLREVIEKNRPADTRDPRTSSAPPPSTAAV
- the PLTP gene encoding phospholipid transfer protein isoform X2, which encodes MALFGALILALLAGAHAELPGCKIRITSKALELVKQEGLRFLEQELETVTIPDLRGSEGHFFYNISEVKVTELQLTFSELHFQPDQELVLQINNASWGLRFRRQLLYWFFYDGGYINASAEGVSIHTALQLSRDTIGRIKVSNVSCQASVSRMHAAFGGTLKKVYEFLSTFITSGMRFLLNQQICPVLYHAGTVLLNSLLDTVPVRSAVDELVGIDYSLLKDPVASTSNLDMEFRGAFYPLTEANWSLSNRAVEPQLQEEERMVYVAFSEFFFDSAMESYFRAGALKLSLVGDKVPHDLDMVLRASYFGSIVLMSPAVIDSPLKLELRVMEPPRCTIKPSGTTVSVTASVTIALVPPNQPEVQLSSMIMDARLSAKMALRGKALRTQLDLRRFRIYSNQSALESLALIPLQTPLKTLLQIAVMPMLNERTWRGVQIPLPEGIDFVREVVTNHAGFLTIGADLHFAKGLREVIEKNRPADTRDPRTSSAPPPSTAAV